aagttagtcctagatatataaagtgcatctgtgcaacctggtgtaaacagtgcaggacaaaagacagtgcaggacaaaagacagtgcaggacaaaagacagtgcaggacaaaagacagtgcaggacaaaaaatacaagacatcgcacaaaagacattacacaaaaccaacactgaccagtgtaaatactgtatgtttaatcaGTATTATGTGTGCAGAAATATTGGAATGTACACATTAGTATtaaagcagcagttacatgagatgttgtgcaaaacagcaaacgactgaaatgagAGACAGCATattgtgcaaagagcaaaaacaatgtgcaaaacagcatgtaaacagtttgatggatatatattggaagtgtgtgtatttagtgtaggtctgtgcagtccatacagttcatgtgcgtgtgtgtgttgtgctcagtacagttcagttcagttattaaggagtctgatggcttgtgggaagaaactcttacacagtctggttgtgagggttcaaatgcttcggtacctttttccagaaggcaggagggtgaagagtgtgtgtggggacggTGTGGGgacatccacaatgctgttggctttgcggatgcagcgtgtggtgtaagtgtccgtGATAgcgggaagagagactccaatgatctcagctgtcctcactatctgctgcagggtttTTTGATCTGatatggtgcagttcccaaaccagacagtgatgcagctgctcagaatgtcCCTCTGTATCTGTCGAATGTCCAGCCTAAAACTAACCTCACCTTGCTGCTCCAGTAGACAAACTGAGTGGGGCAAATTGCTCTACAGTAGTAGCAAGTCAGCAGCAACAAAAGTAGTTCATTCAGCTTCCTGCTGTGTTTccctgtgttttattgtgttatttgaAATGCAGTTTAATGACAAAAAAGTACCCATTGTTCGCCTATAAATTTGGCAAGACTGCAGGAGCTTTTATGAAACCGTACTAAGAAACCGTCTGTGTAATTTAATGTACAAAGATTTAAACACATGCCAGGAATCTGAAACTGCTCAGGTGTTTGAGCAGGGATTATCACCAACCTGTGGAAATGAACATGTGTACCAGACTCACACAGTACTGGGTTTGCTTGTACACACAGTTCATAGTTTTAACAATGCCATAAGTgtctatttttaatattttctatgtTAAAATTATGGATGCCATGCAAACAATTCATTTTTCTGTCTACCAGATGTGTTTGTACCACTCCCATGCATACAGTATTTGTCTATTATTTCACATAGTACTGTTTTTGAATCCGCGTACATGAACCAGTTTAGGATTGGCTCTCAGATTACCTAATTGGCCTAACTGGCTTTCTCTCTTTTGAGAGATCTGCAATACACATATTACGTGCAGCAACAGTTGACATACCCAAGAGAGAAATGTGGTTTGTAAAATGCAAATTACTTGCAAATTCTTTCTAGCCATATTAGGTTGCTAGTTGCAGTAAGAATAGCTGATGTATCTTACGATTGTTGTGATACACTTTCAGCATTATTATGCAGTAACTCCTCATTTCTGTAGTCTGACCTGAGACTATAGTGACCTGTGAGAGTGACACTTCACAGTACTCTTATGCCCTTGTCCTTTTTATACAGAGTTCGGTGTATAaccttatttaaatgtttaaagggAATCAGTAAGTGTGactgaacattttcctaaaataatctttatttgaaataatttgaCATGGCTAATGCCTGATTTTAATTTGTGTAGATTAACCGTGGAGATTATGAGGGAGAGGTGCTGATCTTCGGTAACAGTGATGTCCAGCAGAAAGCCAGTGATCTGATCAAGGAACTGATTGGAACAAATACAGCCAGTGGGCCTGGAATTTACAGTGGTAAGAGAAAGGCAGGATGAGCAGTACATGCAAACTCTTAACTGCTCTAACCAAGAGTCAATAAATCACACAGCATTCAGATTCATATGAGCATATCAGATCAAATCGCCATCCTGCTCATACCACATAATgtctaattacatttacaggaaTGTCAGGTGTGACCTCATGTGATGGCATGTGATATAGAACACCAGTTGTTTCAGCCATAATATACACATTTGTATCCTAGAATGCTACAGTATTCCATTTTAAGCCTTAATTATCAGCTTCTTCTTTACTCTGACCACACAAACTGAAGTGATTCCTGCTCCATCAGGTTTGTGCCTGAGTGACTGTTAGCAAAACTACATCTGCATGTGTTTTTATTCCCCATACAAACTTTGGAAGTGGGACCACATTTAGTGAAGTCACGCATGTGCTTTAAACATTGAGGTGAAGTCAGAGTGGCATAGAAATTAGTAATGATTGTGTGTCTCACTTCAGTTTTGTCTCATTCTGCCCACCAAACTTTGTTAAACTAGGAGTaactgcactgtgtgtttgtttctgcagATAATCAGAGTTCACGCTCAAAGAGTGACACTTGCTGGTCAGCATGTGCACTGCAGGTTTCAGCTCAGCCTTCTTCTGCTCCTATAGATTGGGGTGCCATAAGAGAGAATAGGGAGAAGTATGAAACTTTGAAATGGCAAGGTAAGTTCAGATAGCAGTTTGTTTTAGTAAATCCCATCATTTCAGCTACATTTAAGGAGCTGATtgttgaaaaaggaaaaaaaacacaaaagtgaaATGCCTTTATACTTGCATTCATACTCACTGTTGGCTGTTTTAGTAATCAActctaatgtttatttattaacctgATTTATCATTTAGTTTGTTGATGTATGTGCCATCTAATCTAAAACGTTCCTGTTTTTTCAGATCTTCCACCCCTGAAGAAGAATTTTTACATTGAGGCAGACTCCGTGGCCAAGCGCAGTGCAGAGGAGATCAGAAactggaggtgtgtgtatgcatgctgTGATGTATCATAGTTAAACAGATGGTTGTCTTGAACTATTACAGTCTTTGTACACCTTTTAGGTGCTGTTATCACTGATTCAGTGCAGGACACCAGAATGGATAGTGAAATGTGCTCAAATAGTAGCTGTATAAATTCCTTGAAATGTCTTttactttaaatgttttagttCATAAAAAACCCCAGAGATGTGGTTAAAGGTtttatgctgtaatgtattGAATTGTACTTGCTGGTACTTGAACAAAGAAATATCCGAAAATCACTGAAGTTACagagtatttacagtataagcAAATCGATTTGTTGAGCAACCAGAAGAGGGCTGACTTTAACTATGAATGAATCAGAGAAAGTGCTCATTGGTACATAACTACAAAACAATGAGTCAGAGTGTTTTGCGTAGGTAACTGTGAGCCAATCAGGAAAGTGTTTGGGTTGGTGTTATGGTTTAAAAAATCTTTCTTCTGACAGGAAGTGCAGTTAATGGTTTGCTACAACCCGAAATATTTtgtgatatataaatattaaaagtgaTATCATGTCAAATAGATATCATGTTTCCACATTATGCAAAATACTTCCCTTAATCACTGTCTCACAGAAAGGAGAACAACAATATCTTTGTGGATGATCTGAAAGAAGAAGTGAAAAGAGCAATTCCTAATCCTGTGTACACTTTCGAGGAGGCCTTTTCTCACTATCCTGGAATAATGGAGAACATAGTCAGAGTTGGTTTTCAAAAGCCAACTCCAATACAGGTACTGTGATTCCTTAGAAATTTAAAATGAGGCTCAGTTGGGATTCCACTAAACAGTGGAAAACAATAAGACTCTACAATATATAGGGAATGTAATTTGGTATTGCAAAATAAGCAGGTTATGCACACATGATGCTTACTTAGTGGGATGTGGTTGCTTTGAAGGCGGATTTGCTTGGTATCTGTAAATTCTGTGGACATTTTAGGTGTGTTCTGCTTGCTAATTTAGTCTTGATAATGCTTTAGCCATCACTGGCCAGAAGTCCAAAAGAGCAGAACTGGTCATGCTGTCTGGACAGGAGGGGTggtgttcctctctctcctgtcagtTAGAGCAAGACTAAACAAATGGGGGCGTCTTTGAGTTTATGTTTGTAGAATAGGACAGTGCTTTCCTCCATCTGTGCTGACTTGCCATGTGatgcagcagtttgaaaagatgcaTCACTGGCTTTTCTTCTCCAGAGGAAATGTGTGTTGGTTCACAATATAGTGAAGTAGCACTAATAAAATGAatcactttaattttttttccttctgtgttttgatcatttttttatGCTACAGTCTCAGGCTTGGCCTGTAGTTCTGAGTGGCCTGGATTTGATTGGTATTGCACAGACTGGCACTGGGAAGACGCTCGCCTATCTTCTCCCTGGGTTCATTCACATGGACCAGCAGCCTGTGTAAGGACACTCTTTAGAGGACTTTCACaattatgtttatatttctgcacatgAAATTCCATTAAAATCCAACTTTAAGGCGACTATACTGACTTTTTATAAccttttttcatgttttgtttgtggCATGTTGGGAatctaaaatacaaaaatctttagattgtttctttttcaggcCTAGAGACAAGCGAAATGGCCCTGGAATGCTGGTTCTGACTCCTACTCGTGAACTGGCACTCCAGATAGAATCAGAGTGCAAAAAGTACAGTTACAAAGGCTTTAATAGGTATACAGGTTGCTTTTAGGGATGCTCTGGAATATGTGTACAAAAAAAGATATACAGATTTGTTAAAATTATGTAGCCTTGGGTTGGGGATATGGTTGATTGTCAACGATGTTGGATTTCGTAGAAATAGTTAATAGTGCATGTTACATTTTAAGCCCATTTATTTTGATTAGTGTTCTTTTACATAACCTATAGCAGGGGTGGACCAAAACTGTGACCTGTTATAAACCTTCAAAGAATTATAGTTTTCATTTAGCTTATGTTTCACGCCACCATTCAGTTTAAACCTAAAATGCTGTGGTTAGTTGTTGGTTAGAACATCAAGTTAGAACTAgagttgcaaaattccgggaattttcacggctggaaactttccatgggaattaacgggaatatatgggaattaacgggaatatatggaaataaactgggaattttaaaaaatgcagagttgcctataacaagtaACGTAAATGTGCTTAAATTGCAGCATAATTtcgaatttgtaccctgcattcctcggtcacttgcactcagcacactgcttactggagggccactGAGGCCACAaacccctgcatgtacttgcattcttccataacatgcacagtaaaactttattttatagtcatttaactagttgcttattagcatgaatattaatagaatattagctatttattagtacttattatgcaaatattaatgccttattttGCATTACCTAATTCTACATTATTAATTGTACAAAATGCCTAAACTTAACTCCCTTACTAATTAGAATAgattacagcaatcataggtaaatgtttattacaatgattaagtttattgtttattataagcataataatgtttattatgcttttgtgttactcaatgaaagaatcaattaaagttctacttacaattaaatcagtcatgacgtcatttataaaaaaattattaccttgcatgcatgtctgcttatgaccaaacaaaatgtttatttatgtttgtatatgatatagtttatataaatttccctatatttccaaataattcccataaattcccgtaaattcccgtaaagtttccaatttagAATATTTCCAGAATTCACCAGAttaagtttccggaaatttactgtaaatttactggaaactttccgcccctttacAACCCTAGTTAGAACATCACATCTCTTATTGTAGATGCCACAAACATGATGTGCTTGTTTTCAAGACTGAGCATCATACATTTTGTAGATATTTCCTAAGCATATACAAATAGAGGTAAATGTGAACATGTGCTTACACAGATATAAAAAGTTAACATATGCTTAATATCTGTTTGCCCCCAGTATCTGTGTTTATGGAGGAGGTGACAGACATGCTCAAATAAAGACAGTTACCAGGGGCGTTGACATTGTAATTGCTACACCAGGACGACTGAATGATTTGCAAATGAATGAGCTAATAAACCTACGTTCCATCACATATCTGGTATGTACATTTCATGAACACGTCAAGAATGCTGCCATTCTGGAAAGGGAGGGGCGGCAATTCACTCATGCTATGCAGTGCTGGAATCAAACTGGTTTCTTATACCCACTAGAAAACAGGTTTTCTGTTCACAGACCTGctttgtgcaattttttttcccccttctctTCTTCCCCATGACAGGTATTGGATGAGGCAGATCGAATGCTGGACATGGGCTTTGAGCCTCAAATCATGAAAATCATCCTGGATATTCGGCCTGACCGGCAAACAGTTATGACCAGGTCAGAGGCTAGTCATCTGTTTCTAGTGTTAGTTTGACACATCTATATACCTTAAGCGAGACAACTTGTCTggtagacctttttttttttactctttatgtCCAAAGATATTAAATTCAGCTAAGTAATAATTCGTTTTGTTCAGAAATATGTCCAATTTAAACAatacttttttgttgttcttgttttgtttttttgcataaatCTAGTGCCACTTGGCCAAC
The Tachysurus vachellii isolate PV-2020 chromosome 6, HZAU_Pvac_v1, whole genome shotgun sequence genome window above contains:
- the ddx43 gene encoding probable ATP-dependent RNA helicase DDX43 isoform X2; this encodes MSDWEAEYDEIGEAISKTSHVNTATYSRWKAASNRDVTVTTERDRDVTVTERDSNNRRQTRPLTLTLGNSLIGRVIGRGGTKIRELEQTSGARIKINRGDYEGEVLIFGNSDVQQKASDLIKELIGTNTASGPGIYSDNQSSRSKSDTCWSACALQVSAQPSSAPIDWGAIRENREKYETLKWQDLPPLKKNFYIEADSVAKRSAEEIRNWRKENNNIFVDDLKEEVKRAIPNPVYTFEEAFSHYPGIMENIVRVGFQKPTPIQSQAWPVVLSGLDLIGIAQTGTGKTLAYLLPGFIHMDQQPVPRDKRNGPGMLVLTPTRELALQIESECKKYSYKGFNSICVYGGGDRHAQIKTVTRGVDIVIATPGRLNDLQMNELINLRSITYLVLDEADRMLDMGFEPQIMKIILDIRPDRQTVMTSATWPTGVRRLAKSYLKDPMMVYVGTLDLAAVDTVQQTVLIVQEEEKKEYVFDFIYNMEPEDKVLIFVGKKIVADDLSSDLCLRGIAVQSLHGDREQCDREEALQDFKDGRVRILVATDLASRGLDVHDISHVFNFDFPRNIEEYVHRVGRTGRAGRSGFSVTLVTRGDWKMAGELVHILERAGQVPEELVLMAERYDKHQKEKEMFPTKPRGGRGQRGAKDGFRGGSNRRF
- the ddx43 gene encoding probable ATP-dependent RNA helicase DDX43 isoform X1 gives rise to the protein MSDWEAEYDEIGEAISKTSHVNTATYSRWKAASNRDVTVTTERDRDVTVTERDSNNRRQTRPLTLTLGNSLIGRVIGRGGTKIRELEQTSGARIKINRGDYEGEVLIFGNSDVQQKASDLIKELIGTNTASGPGIYSDNQSSRSKSDTCWSACALQVSAQPSSAPIDWGAIRENREKYETLKWQDLPPLKKNFYIEADSVAKRSAEEIRNWRKENNNIFVDDLKEEVKRAIPNPVYTFEEAFSHYPGIMENIVRVGFQKPTPIQSQAWPVVLSGLDLIGIAQTGTGKTLAYLLPGFIHMDQQPVPRDKRNGPGMLVLTPTRELALQIESECKKYSYKGFNSICVYGGGDRHAQIKTVTRGVDIVIATPGRLNDLQMNELINLRSITYLVLDEADRMLDMGFEPQIMKIILDIRPDRQTVMTSATWPTGVRRLAKSYLKDPMMVYVGTLDLAAVDTVQQTVLIVQEEEKKEYVFDFIYNMEPEDKVLIFVGKKIVADDLSSDLCLRGIAVQSLHGDREQCDREEALQDFKDGRVRILVATDLASRGLDVHDISHVFNFDFPRNIEEYVHRVGRTGRAGRSGFSVTLVTRGDWKMAGELVHILERAGQEVPEELVLMAERYDKHQKEKEMFPTKPRGGRGQRGAKDGFRGGSNRRF